A window of Epinephelus lanceolatus isolate andai-2023 chromosome 3, ASM4190304v1, whole genome shotgun sequence genomic DNA:
AATCGACTTGTCCTCACAAACCATCATACGCCCCGTCACACACCCCTACCCTCTCACTTCCTCCGTTCAGTCGTCTCCGCTCGGCTGTCTAGTCAACACAGCTGCACCCCGCTGCCGACAGCTTCTCCACCTTGTGCCAACGGTGCGAGTTATCGAGGAAGGCCACGTCCTCGTGGTGGGTGGGCCTGCAGCAGGGCGTGTTGTGCCACACCTCCCCAGGTGCTGGTTGAGGGAGCACCCCGCTCACCACCAGGTTAGTGAGGGTGAGGTCATGGTTGGAGCGAACATGGGGGCACGTCCCACCGCAGTACTTGAAGAGGATGGTTTCGTCGGAGTCGTAGCCCAGTCCGAGGTTTCGAACCTGCAGCAGGATGGAGCGCAGGCCACACTGGGAGTCTGGAGCAGAGCGACGTGACCGGACTGGGATCGGGATGACGGGATCGGGTGATGGCCCGACTCCAGAAGCTTCTGTTTGGCCGTCTTCTGCAGATGGATCTTTGTTTCTCTTGTCCGCATTTGGTGATATGTGTGGAGATGCTGCTTCTTGTTTCTGATCTGGAAAAGGCAGAAAGagttatcaatacatgtgatgcATAAAGGAAACTAATGAAAATACAAAGCGCAACAAATTTCAGGCTGTACTCCAAATTGAGACACCAGTTATTCTTAGTCTTAACCAAGAATTGATAAGTTCTAAGAGGCAGAAAATCGAAGTTTAAAGTTATATATATCCAAGTCTAGACATGATATTTGACACACTGCTCTCAAAGCAAGCAAAAATTAGAGTTTTAGCCAAAAGGTCATAGGTCACAACCTTCTCTTCAGCCAGTACTTACCAATCAGTGATCTCAGCCAGTGGCCCTCTCCCCTCTGGACGCAAAACAGAATCACAACCAGCTTCAACAGGGACCTCATCGCTGGAGTCTGCTCTTCGTCTACGCCGTTGCTCAAAATGAACCAGACACTTGTGGGTTTGTATGTCTGCGAATGTCTGCGGGTGCGAGTGATGCTTAAGATGCAGACAAGTCGCAACGTCCAATATATAGCCCTCGGAgatgaagggggggggggggggggggggggtgaagggATGAGATGAGGAGGTGTAGGGGGAGACAGACACTAACCCGTTACTTGCCAACAGACTATCCCACTCACCTGAGCCTGACAGGAGCGTAGGAGGGCAGTCGGGCGCTTGACTCAGAATTTGTCCTTTTGAGATTATCTAATTGGTGTAAATCACTGGCTTATTGTTGAGTTTCCCCCAGATGTTTTTCCAAAGGATGTTGGCCCCTGGCAATATGGATTTCCCGGAGGTTTGGGGCTTCTTAAGAGCTGCTAAGGAGTGGACAATGATGTCACATTGATGATGCTGAGAATTATGTGTAATAAATGAATCAGTAGATAGGTAGCTAGACAGACACGGAAGTGGAAAGGCAGGCCAGCCAAGAGATACACAGAGAGAACTTTATCAGTACGCAAACACAAAAATGATCCATGTAGGAAATGTAAAGGAAGAAGTGCAGTGAAAGGTTAAAAAGGGGCAGGATGAGTCACTGTGGAATGTCTTAAAACAGGCCCACGTTGTATTCTGCTTTGGTCGCTTCTCTTATCTTTACCTTTATGTCTGAGGATCaataaaagaaaagtaaaaacttTAAAAGGTGAAAAACACCAGAGAAGAAAGGGAGGTCAGGTTATAATTAGAACACAACAGGGCCTGTTTCAGCAGACATTCCACAATGGGCGACTCGTTGAGAGCTGGTCCATAAATCGAGGGATTTCATCAGCAACGTGTGGCTGACATGTAGAATATGTAGAATATGCATTAGGTAACGGTTATAGGGCCCGAGCAGGCAGTGAATGGAATCTGGAGTTTGCAAAAAAGTGCATATTTGGACCCTGTTTCTGCCATCCAGGTGCAGGTCAAACACCTCAGAGCACCTTATTTAGCAACTGAAGTAACTAAAAATATGAACTGAACCTGTCCTACTCTATATCTGACAGtgctggtgtttttgttttttgttttttttcctgtgccaGTGGTCAGTGCTCTTGATTTCAGCTTGATGATGCATTTTTAAATAAGACAAAGGATGACAGAATTCTGGCAACAAGGACAGAAGGAGGCGTAATGTTTACCATCATCACCGTATtattttagtgtgttagcatgcaaacacaaagtacagctgaggctgatgggaatagCCAGAGTTTTTCAGAAATAcctttaaaaaatacctggtttcgTTGCtaaaaaatgaactttaaatgtCTCAATGTCTCGTAAAAACATACCCAGTTTGGATACTACAAATCGACTGGAAATGTCCCACAGTCTTGTCAAAAAATACCAGGTTTGGTTGCTTCAAccctggctggaaatgtcccatcGTCTCCtcaaaaaatacccagtttggatACTACAAccctggctggaaatgtcccaacgtCTCCtcaaaaaatacccagtttggatACTACAACtctggctggaaatgtcccacaGTCTTGTCAAAAAATACCAGGTTTGGTTGCTACAAccctggctggaaatgtcccacgGTCTTGTCAAAAAATACCAGGTTTGGTTGCCACAAACTCAGTTGAAAATGCCCCAACGACTTGTTTAAAAATTCCCAGTTTGCTTATTacaaacacactgtaaatgTCCCAATGTCTTGTCAAAAAATACCCAATTTGATTGCTACAACCCAGGCTGGAAATGCCCcaatgtctcattaaaaaatacctggtttgatTGCTACAAACCAATTGGTAATGTCCCAACATCCTGTTGAAAAATATCCAGTTTTGTCTCGAGAAATGGGGCTTTACATGTCCCAGTTTTTTCACCACAAATACAGCTAGAATGTCTCTGGTCCCCAACAGtgctctgcagcttggcagccatcttgcttaAGTGTAACAGCATCCACCATCCCATCGTCCTCCTGATAAGAAACTTAGTTCATGTACATGTAACTTAAACTACACGTCCATGATTTGCtgaaatgcacaatgccaacattttattctgggaACTGCGCTGGGCATTTTACCCAAAACCACAATATGAACCTCATGGTGCTACAGGAAAAGTGAAGAAATGACCAGATGGATTCATCCTCCATGAATGTCAAAGCAAAGCCATTAAACAGTATTGGACAACAAACTAAATATCAGTGATTACAAATCAGAAGAAGATGAGATACAATAAACACGAGTAACATGAAACATATTGTAAAAATAGATTAGTACAGTAAACTAGTTGTCACATTAGATTATGCTTCATGCCAGGAAGAGAATGgttatcacttcatcattttattgtattagatatttgtatgaaattttgtcatgattagcgtaataattcttgagttatggccaaaagcatattttgtgaccttgatctttgaccaccaaattcttatcagttcattgctgagtccaaatggacatttgtgccaagtcTGAGGAAATTCATTCTTCGTTCTTGAGACATTGCAATGATGAGAATGAAAGCAGTGAGGTCATAgctcttgacctttgaccaccaaaagcctccagccacagctatcaTCAGCATCGGGCATAAAGTATATAAGTATTATGGAATATTTACCACAGTGCAGGGAATAAACACACAGttatcacaacaaagaacatTACCTCTACTGCATTTTGTTCATGCCTGACTCCTGGCTTCACTCAGTTAAATTTAGACATGAGAAGTGTGTCCAATGagattttaagtttatttattacatttaaacagCCCCATTTCTCATGTATTATAACTCTGTTGATATGAATTACAAATGAATCATCCCTAAATCTTGAATTAATAATGGGCCATGAAATTTACTGCCAGGAATTTCAATAATTCTTTCAAGCATGAGGttttttgagactgcagtaaaTTACAGaggttaaaaatgaaaaatgacaatgTATTTTTAAGTGAGCCTTTCCTCTGTTATAACCCAGACCACTCAATGCATCCGAGTCTTAGGCTAGTTTTACCCCAGATACTTGTTTCTTGTTGCTTAATTTCAGTATTCTGCTTTTTTAATCAATCACTGTGGGTTTTAAGACTCAAAAAATGGCCTCGGCTCTATAGTCTGGGGTTgcagtaaaaacattaaatgtgaCATACCTTTGAGCAAGACACATAACAGCACACAGATGCTCTAGTGGACATTCACAGTGGCCTTAAGTGAGTATACTGGGCATGTAATCCTTCTTGTTCCTCCAGAAATCGTAAATAAAGACTTCTGTCAACCTGCACAAGTTGAAAACAAAACTATCTGCTTAACTCAGCTGTCCACAAGCgggcaaaaaaaaattctccgAGAGCATCCATTTCCTGGTAATTGGTACGGCTAACAAGAACACGAAAGGGCAAAGGGCCTGACACATTCTTTCCATCTCTCAAAGAGACAGAGGAATGAAGGCCAAGGGAGAGATGAAAAAACAGAGGTAAGGCggaggaggtggtgggagaaataCAGTGGAGATAGAGCAATCCCATTGGATCATGGCCTAAAGAACCAGTCTGGAATTCAGGGTTGTCAGCAGACAGGAATGGAAACAACGTGGCATcaatttctgtttaaaaaaaaaggaagaagacacaaaacattttATACAGTGGTAAACCTGGCCAGATTTGAAAACTGTCTGGTGCTTTTTCAGAACTAGATACCCATCATTTGAAAAGGTGTCACCTCTTCTTTATGACAGAAATGATATCATACATTTAATCAAATTGGATGAATATTAGACAAGCTAAACTCTCAGATGCCAACACATTATCCACAATAGATAAGGGTTTATAGCTATGCTCGCACCATGGCATTGACTATGCAGGTTGGTCAATCAGTCCACCAATTTGGTCCATACCAGAATATCTCAGTGGACTGTATGGAAATTTTGTACAGGAATTAATGCTGTCCAGAGGATGACTCATCATGACTTTGGTGTTATCCTGTGAAACATCGTTACATCTACAGAATGAGATAATATGAAATTTCGTgcagatattcatggtccccaaACGATGTATCATAATAATAGTTAATAATAGTTTTTTTGAAGGTTatcacaggactttcacccaagagactgGGCTTCACGTCCCATTTTAAACCAACAACCATAatctttttctaaatctaaccacataaTTTTGGCATTTAAACCTAAGAAAACTGAAAGTGGAACCTAATGAACAGCTAACGGCCATTGACTGGGCTGATATTGGCCTTCTGAACCTACCAGTGGGTGTAACAGGCCCCTACTGACTCATATCTATGAGGCTTATAATCACAGATAACAGGCATTTAATGGATCGATAACAGTTGTGATATTGAACATGGCTGAAACCTTGAAACATTATACCCGTTAAACATCTGCTTTGTCATTTTAATCTTGTTAGCATTTTGCTTTGTAGGCCTACTTCACAGAgatgctagcatgctagctgTAAATACTTAGGGCCATATCTCACACCTGGTGCAGAGCACAGCACAACTGCCATTGCTAGTTTCAAACTGAGCACCCACACCTTGTAAGTAGCAAATGTACTTGCACCCATCTGTATGCCCATGGGCAGTGCgtaggtcttaaaatgaggtgtggtcagggGCATTATTGGGATATTGATATTTTGTGGCAGCAGAAAGCAACTGCACCATTAACCAACAAAAATCTTGTCCAAAGTTAGATTGGAGCAGTATTCTCCTGCTATTTAAATGGTGCATTACTCAGATAGCAAGACGCGCCTACCTTGGCGGGTTCATAACGTGGGTACACTCTGCTTGTTGCACACAGGGATGCACAGATGGGTTGCAGGTAGGTGAAATAATACGTCATTAATGGggaaaatattaattacatttctaaaatgtgaacatagaagagagcagagcagagctgctgtctgattCATTAAGGGAGACGCTGTGTGCATTTACAAACAAGGACTAGCATAACTTCATTATTTCAGAGGCAaaaagtttagttctgtttcctctgtcattgATAGTTTTaggttttgctgcttaaatgtcccatgatatttgctgcagtgacattactgctttctgcattactctcagcagaaaCTGCTCGCTTCTCCAATCTGCCAAATCTGCTATGTAAACAGCAGTGTGTCAGGTGAAGGCGCACCTGGGTTTCTTAAAGGGAATGGGAGATGGTGATGATTGGTTCAATGCATGTTACACCTAAAACACACCTATAGttaattaagggactaaatacaacccctttgAACACTGCAGTTTACTTTGTGCTCAGGTAATGCACCGCTTAACAAGCAGAGGTGGTTGGACATGCCCTAAATCAGTTTATACCGTGCACTATACATAGTTTAGTCCTCTTAAAAGATTAACATGATACTGCACTTCCAAACTTCAATTTTTAACAAGTTaagaatcatatttttttatataattcatTATAGacaacacaaacatccacactgCTGAGCAGTCATCTTCCTGTGGCCACTGCAACGCTACAGGAGCAGCTGAGGGTTTTCTGCCTTGTTCTAGGGCACAACAGGAGTCACAGTTAATGCAGGGCAGGACGttccttgtttttctttttgtttttttcccggCCCACTTTCTCCCAGATGGCCCAGCACTCTTAACAGTGACTTTGCAACTTCTCTAAACTCTGGGCTGTTTCCAGCTTCTTACATAAGTGTCACAGTCGTCTGGTCTCTAGCC
This region includes:
- the LOC117254587 gene encoding persephin, which encodes MRSLLKLVVILFCVQRGEGHWLRSLIDQKQEAASPHISPNADKRNKDPSAEDGQTEASGVGPSPDPVIPIPVRSRRSAPDSQCGLRSILLQVRNLGLGYDSDETILFKYCGGTCPHVRSNHDLTLTNLVVSGVLPQPAPGEVWHNTPCCRPTHHEDVAFLDNSHRWHKVEKLSAAGCSCVD